A window of Corallococcus macrosporus DSM 14697 contains these coding sequences:
- a CDS encoding terminase large subunit domain-containing protein, producing the protein MTLGIVKRTEDDLTQWLATESGFISGLCQYDNEPVVLEPYQQSFLGNRSRFRWVAKSRQVGFSFLFALEALARCHLRDGHTAVFVSYNLSDAVEKVLIARQVYEELPLAYQKKLVTDAKTELAFESNSRGRRLSRIISVPAKPPRGKRGDVYLDELAHLVNDREVYTGSTALILRSHGQLTGGSTPLGRRGIFWEIDTQELRKYPHHTRQLVPWWLCRFFSLDVRRAAVEAPHMSTEERVARFGRPVLTEQFDSLPQEDFQQEFECLLRRRVLQLPPLRAHPPVHHRRAADGPGRLRRARAPGPPGGGLRRGPHARPLRAGRLRRGGGPLHLQDAAQLRRCPLRGAGNPPPSTPVRPARGAPQR; encoded by the coding sequence GTGACGCTCGGCATCGTCAAGCGCACCGAGGATGACCTCACACAGTGGCTGGCCACCGAGTCCGGATTCATTTCCGGGCTGTGCCAGTACGACAACGAGCCGGTGGTGCTGGAGCCGTACCAGCAGTCCTTTCTCGGCAACCGCTCCCGCTTCAGGTGGGTGGCGAAGAGCCGACAGGTGGGCTTCTCCTTCCTCTTCGCTCTCGAGGCCCTGGCGCGGTGCCACCTGCGCGACGGCCACACGGCGGTCTTCGTTTCGTACAACCTCTCGGACGCTGTCGAGAAGGTGCTCATCGCCCGGCAGGTGTACGAGGAGCTGCCGCTCGCCTACCAGAAGAAGCTCGTGACGGATGCCAAGACGGAGCTGGCCTTCGAGTCGAACTCCCGAGGCCGGCGCCTCTCGCGCATCATCTCCGTTCCCGCCAAGCCTCCGCGCGGCAAGCGCGGCGATGTCTACCTCGACGAGCTGGCGCACCTGGTCAACGACCGCGAAGTCTATACAGGCAGCACCGCCCTCATCCTGCGCTCGCATGGACAACTCACAGGGGGCAGCACCCCGCTCGGCCGGCGCGGCATCTTCTGGGAGATAGACACCCAGGAACTGCGCAAGTACCCGCACCACACCCGCCAACTGGTGCCCTGGTGGCTATGCCGCTTCTTCTCCCTCGACGTGAGGCGCGCCGCAGTGGAGGCACCCCACATGTCCACCGAGGAGCGCGTCGCTCGCTTCGGGCGCCCCGTCCTCACCGAGCAGTTCGACTCCTTGCCCCAGGAGGACTTCCAGCAGGAGTTCGAATGCCTTTTACGTCGACGAGTCCTACAGCTTCCTCCCCTACGAGCTCATCCTCCCGTGCACCACCGACGAGCTGCCGATGGCCCAGGACGCCTCCGACGTGCCCGTGCCCCAGGGCCGCCTGGTGGCGGGCTTCGACGTGGGCCGCACGCGAGACCGCTCCGAGCTGGCCGTCTTCGAAGAGGTGGAGGGCCGCTTCACCTGCAGGATGCTGCGCAGCTTCGAAGGTGTCCCCTTCGCGGAGCAGGAAACCCACCTCCGTCGACTCCTGTCCGTCCTGCCCGTGGCGCGCCTCAGCGTTGA
- a CDS encoding tyrosine-type recombinase/integrase: MSAYAAVARPPRTLTEKEVALLLRVTGAHKEGFRDHCLYSLALASGLREHELVALNIGDIFNERGRARRHVMLTVFKGSRRHPSPQEIVLADAVRAKLEKLLRLKRAQGHDVGPLAPLFLSRKGMRLSTRQVRHGFAVWQERAGLDRHLNFHCTRHTACTGVYRRTKDIRLTQRFARQRSVDSTVIYTHPSDDELVRVTQELPC, from the coding sequence ATGTCTGCCTATGCCGCTGTTGCCCGCCCACCTCGCACGCTCACGGAGAAGGAGGTGGCGCTCCTGCTGCGCGTCACGGGGGCGCACAAGGAGGGCTTCAGGGACCACTGCCTCTACAGCCTCGCGCTGGCCTCGGGCCTGCGTGAGCACGAATTGGTCGCCCTCAACATCGGCGACATCTTCAACGAGCGCGGGCGCGCGCGCCGGCACGTGATGCTGACTGTCTTCAAGGGCAGCCGCCGACACCCGAGTCCCCAGGAAATCGTTCTCGCGGACGCGGTGCGCGCGAAGCTGGAGAAGCTGCTGCGCCTGAAGCGTGCGCAGGGACACGACGTGGGGCCCCTGGCGCCGCTCTTCCTGAGTCGCAAGGGCATGCGCCTGTCCACGCGGCAGGTGCGCCACGGCTTCGCGGTGTGGCAGGAGCGCGCGGGCCTGGATCGGCACCTGAACTTCCACTGCACCCGTCACACCGCATGCACTGGGGTGTACCGGCGGACGAAGGACATCCGCCTCACCCAGCGCTTCGCGCGCCAGCGCAGCGTCGACTCCACCGTCATCTACACGCACCCCTCGGACGACGAGCTGGTGCGCGTGACGCAAGAGTTGCCCTGCTGA
- a CDS encoding terminase: protein MEGRFTCRMLRSFEGVPFAEQETHLRRLLSVLPVARLSVDKSGIGMNLAENLARDFPQVVEESFTNEAKERWATDFKILLQRRDVTLPRQRELVGQIHSIKRRVLPSGKVSFDAERTNRGHADKFWAVALACQKERTTGGPRIGEIGVRVIG, encoded by the coding sequence GTGGAGGGCCGCTTCACCTGCAGGATGCTGCGCAGCTTCGAAGGTGTCCCCTTCGCGGAGCAGGAAACCCACCTCCGTCGACTCCTGTCCGTCCTGCCCGTGGCGCGCCTCAGCGTTGATAAGAGCGGTATCGGAATGAACCTTGCCGAGAACCTGGCCCGCGACTTTCCCCAGGTGGTGGAGGAGAGCTTCACCAACGAGGCCAAGGAGCGCTGGGCCACCGACTTCAAGATTCTGCTCCAGCGCCGCGATGTCACACTGCCGCGCCAGCGTGAGCTTGTCGGGCAGATTCACTCCATCAAGCGGCGCGTGCTGCCCTCGGGGAAGGTGTCCTTCGACGCCGAGCGCACCAACCGCGGGCACGCGGACAAGTTCTGGGCAGTGGCGCTCGCGTGCCAGAAGGAGCGGACAACGGGCGGCCCGCGCATCGGCGAGATTGGGGTGCGGGTGATTGGGTGA